In Aegilops tauschii subsp. strangulata cultivar AL8/78 chromosome 3, Aet v6.0, whole genome shotgun sequence, one genomic interval encodes:
- the LOC109732594 gene encoding uncharacterized protein — MTPTWPATASWSSSFPATSTVCEFLHVSRADIEAADALAKISSSQQAIPPGVSLEHLRKSSIKPSPDSQSIFVPDDPAAPPPNPEDPGPVPGLLALAQGLPALARGLLIPAQGLPSPTQRLLSPTRGAAGSGSGAAVSNPAAVVSDPGVAAPDPTLVVVFTVVTAPSWAHPILAFLESGALPMDETKSRHVQCRSSAYNIINNELVKRSTTGVF; from the coding sequence ATGACGCCAACATGGCCAGCTACCGCTTCCTGGTCCAGCAGCTTTCCGGCAACTTCAACGGtttgcgagttcctccacgtctCCCGCGCGGACATTGAAGCGGCTGATGCGCTGGCCAAGATAAGTTCCAGCCAACAAGCAATCCCACCCGGCGTCTCCCTCGAGCACTTGCGGAAgtcgtccatcaagccgtctccggATTCCCAGTCCATCTTCGTCCCGGACGACCCCGCGGCTCCCCCACCCAACCCTGAAGACCCCGGCCCAGTCCCGGGGCTGCTGGCTCTGGCTCAGGGGCTGCCGGCCTTGGCCCGGGGGCTGCTGATCCCGGCCCAAGGGCTGCCATCTCCAACCCAGCGGCTGTTGTCTCCGACCCGGGGGGCTGCCGGCTCTGGCTCGGGGGCTGCTGTGTCCAACCCGGCAGCCGTTGTCTCTGACCCGGGGGTTGCCGCCCCGGATCCCACCCTTGTGGTCGTCTTCACTGTGGTGACGGCTCCGTCTTGGGCCCATCCAATCCTGGCTTTCCTGGAGAGCGGAGCACTACCCATGGACGAGACCAAGTCCCGGCATGTGCAGTGCCGGTCGTCCGCCTAcaacatcatcaacaacgagctcgtcaagcgCAGCACGACGGGTGTGTTCTAG